From Bacillus sp. 2205SS5-2, one genomic window encodes:
- a CDS encoding dihydrofolate reductase family protein produces MRKIILNLAMSLDGYIVDEKGGYEWIEGDGDKSLNTAETHNFPKFIESIDIVVMGSKSYEDIGIEDYPDKKIIVATSREMENYDNVEFVNNDIVGYVQALQKEDGKDIWLFGGSGLTDNFMKEDVVDEFHVGMVPIILGGGRPLFFSDRPTVKLHLDKYTIEEGLPLLVYSRR; encoded by the coding sequence ATGAGAAAAATAATTCTTAATTTAGCGATGAGCTTAGATGGCTATATCGTGGATGAAAAAGGTGGTTATGAATGGATCGAAGGAGATGGAGATAAATCACTAAATACCGCAGAAACACATAATTTTCCAAAATTTATTGAAAGTATTGATATTGTAGTCATGGGCAGCAAATCTTATGAAGATATCGGAATTGAAGATTATCCAGATAAAAAAATTATCGTGGCAACATCTAGGGAAATGGAGAACTATGACAATGTTGAATTTGTTAACAATGACATTGTCGGCTATGTACAAGCATTGCAAAAAGAAGATGGAAAAGATATCTGGCTATTTGGAGGCAGTGGGTTAACGGATAATTTTATGAAAGAAGATGTTGTGGATGAATTTCATGTAGGAATGGTACCTATTATCTTAGGTGGAGGTAGACCTCTATTCTTTAGTGATAGACCTACGGTAAAGCTACATCTTGATAAGTATACAATTGAAGAAGGCTTACCTCTTTTAGTGTACTCAAGAAGATAG
- a CDS encoding helix-turn-helix domain-containing protein, whose amino-acid sequence MKYNQIKNRNEKIQEIKAEMHGLRDLRMFKRYQDILMHLKGRSYVEIAEFSGCTLQTEYNYVRTYKTKGYEPGAIPNLSPLVLLMIVCNLVNSDQICCK is encoded by the coding sequence GTGAAATACAACCAAATAAAAAACAGAAACGAAAAGATTCAAGAAATAAAAGCTGAGATGCATGGTTTGAGAGATCTACGAATGTTCAAACGCTATCAAGACATATTAATGCACTTGAAGGGGCGCAGTTATGTCGAAATCGCGGAGTTTTCAGGGTGTACGCTCCAGACTGAATACAATTATGTTCGTACTTATAAAACGAAAGGGTATGAGCCCGGAGCAATACCGAACTTATCCCCTCTCGTTTTGCTAATGATAGTGTGTAACTTAGTGAATTCAGATCAAATTTGTTGCAAATAA
- a CDS encoding metallophosphoesterase: protein MKLTTNIHTIFLLVGPTESGKTTFAKQILLPQLQDFDAETGYRSNVQYISSDDIRQNLLGYDYHKHDSIMLESSGQAFHILFEQLKAVTSFPINADFVVLDTIGLSEDFREKVLQISKEHRYNVEAIVFDYKQREDYYSSDCSKRIITNHLTRLKREVLKQLSRSTYKRIHKVREKDFYDVDRQSPNPNYIVEIADQAIYKEHFLPKKYQYIVIGDVHEKVDELKELLRKHGFSIEGNIMEATEITKNQRVVLIGDWIDKGANTSGIIEFLYTNQKWFYFVKGNHENFVSNYLLGNIDKKQVDSDLLRNFFDSIPVLIADAELNDKFQELVSLSKDFYRFVGGNTSSFYLTHAPCSTKYIGKLDGTSRKKQRKFALDRTKPVQEQLQFVEKEAIGNHPYHLFGHVALKEVWKTKNKMAIDTGCVHGNQLSSVTLNAGRPYFKSQKSLGNGRFTEEALPSLIKRKKAEVNMGELDESDRKRLAYTLQHKVNFISGTMAPADKDVEHNELESLRQGLRYFKKQGVHKVVLQPKYMGSRCNLYLSQELAGCYAISRNGYKIKDLELTSVFEELLKKFSPFMKENKIKRLILDGELLPWSALGSGLIQRQFRSIDVALEKELAYLQKHGFSQQLQYLKDRYEATTYKKDQQQMSKKQLIEKYGNATYQVFKQVTVAGKKVVPLEEHLRAHEVFHEQIERYGQEEALKYKPFTLLKIIYENGEEEIPSQSTSELFSFVSTDEYVVIDFSESDYIERAEDYFQQVTTEKRMEGVVLKPEVLKSGVAPYMKVRNEEYLSIVYGYDYRFPAKYAKLIKQKNTKTKLRASIKEYELGQEMLSYSSKDMKQKAEAYQQIVSNILFEVKQEKGIDPRL, encoded by the coding sequence ATGAAGCTTACAACGAATATTCATACCATTTTTCTGTTAGTGGGTCCAACCGAATCAGGAAAAACGACGTTTGCCAAACAAATTCTTCTTCCACAGCTCCAAGACTTCGATGCAGAAACAGGGTATCGTTCCAATGTACAGTATATTTCTTCTGATGATATACGGCAAAACCTCTTAGGGTATGACTATCATAAACATGATTCTATTATGCTCGAAAGCAGTGGACAGGCATTTCACATCTTGTTTGAACAATTGAAAGCCGTCACTTCTTTTCCAATCAATGCAGATTTTGTAGTACTTGATACGATTGGTTTATCCGAGGATTTTCGTGAAAAAGTACTGCAGATTTCCAAGGAGCATCGTTATAACGTCGAAGCAATCGTCTTCGATTACAAGCAACGAGAGGACTATTATTCTTCTGATTGTTCTAAAAGAATCATTACCAATCATTTGACGCGGTTAAAACGAGAAGTATTAAAGCAACTGTCCCGGTCAACGTATAAACGAATTCATAAAGTTCGCGAAAAGGATTTTTATGATGTAGACCGCCAAAGTCCGAATCCGAATTATATCGTAGAGATTGCGGATCAGGCGATATACAAAGAACATTTCCTGCCAAAAAAGTATCAATATATTGTCATTGGGGATGTTCATGAGAAGGTAGATGAGCTGAAAGAATTGCTTCGAAAGCATGGTTTTTCAATCGAAGGAAATATAATGGAAGCTACTGAAATTACCAAAAATCAACGAGTCGTGCTCATTGGTGATTGGATTGACAAAGGCGCGAATACTAGTGGGATTATTGAATTCTTGTATACAAATCAAAAGTGGTTTTATTTTGTAAAAGGAAATCATGAAAATTTCGTGTCGAACTATTTGCTTGGAAACATTGACAAAAAACAAGTTGATTCAGACTTACTACGAAATTTTTTCGATTCGATTCCTGTGTTAATCGCAGATGCTGAGTTGAATGATAAATTTCAGGAACTTGTCTCTTTGTCAAAGGATTTTTACCGATTTGTCGGAGGAAATACGTCATCATTCTACCTTACGCATGCGCCGTGTTCAACGAAATACATCGGCAAGCTCGATGGAACATCTCGGAAAAAGCAGCGGAAATTTGCACTGGACCGCACGAAACCTGTTCAGGAGCAACTGCAGTTTGTTGAGAAAGAAGCCATTGGTAATCATCCTTACCATCTGTTCGGGCATGTGGCCTTGAAAGAGGTATGGAAGACGAAAAATAAAATGGCAATTGATACAGGGTGTGTACATGGCAATCAGCTTTCTTCGGTTACGCTGAATGCAGGCAGACCTTATTTTAAATCACAGAAGTCGTTGGGAAACGGAAGATTTACAGAAGAAGCGTTACCGAGTTTGATAAAACGTAAAAAAGCAGAAGTAAATATGGGCGAGTTGGATGAGAGTGATCGGAAGCGCTTAGCCTATACACTGCAGCATAAAGTGAATTTTATTTCTGGAACAATGGCTCCAGCAGATAAAGATGTGGAGCATAATGAATTAGAATCCTTGCGTCAAGGGCTAAGGTATTTTAAAAAACAAGGTGTACACAAGGTCGTTCTGCAACCAAAATATATGGGGTCTCGTTGCAATCTGTATTTATCTCAGGAGCTTGCAGGGTGTTACGCCATTAGCCGAAATGGGTATAAAATCAAAGACCTTGAACTTACATCAGTTTTTGAAGAGTTATTGAAAAAGTTTTCTCCATTTATGAAAGAAAATAAAATAAAACGATTGATTCTGGACGGCGAGTTGTTACCTTGGAGTGCGCTCGGATCTGGGTTAATTCAGCGCCAGTTTAGAAGCATTGATGTCGCTTTAGAGAAGGAACTTGCGTATTTACAGAAGCATGGATTCTCTCAACAGTTACAGTACTTGAAAGATCGCTATGAAGCGACAACGTATAAAAAAGATCAACAGCAAATGAGCAAGAAACAGCTGATCGAAAAATACGGAAATGCGACGTATCAAGTATTTAAACAAGTTACTGTCGCGGGGAAGAAGGTTGTGCCTCTTGAAGAGCATTTGCGTGCACATGAGGTATTTCATGAACAAATTGAACGGTATGGACAAGAGGAAGCACTGAAATATAAGCCGTTTACGTTACTGAAAATCATTTACGAAAATGGCGAAGAAGAAATTCCGTCTCAGTCGACTTCTGAACTTTTTTCGTTCGTCTCAACGGATGAATATGTCGTGATTGATTTTTCTGAATCAGACTATATAGAAAGAGCGGAGGACTATTTTCAGCAAGTAACCACAGAGAAGCGGATGGAGGGAGTCGTCCTAAAACCCGAAGTTCTAAAATCCGGCGTTGCTCCGTACATGAAAGTTCGGAATGAAGAATATTTAAGTATTGTGTACGGCTATGATTATCGATTTCCAGCCAAGTACGCCAAGCTGATCAAGCAAAAAAACACAAAAACCAAGCTAAGAGCGTCGATCAAAGAATATGAGTTAGGTCAAGAAATGCTGTCGTATTCTTCGAAGGACATGAAGCAAAAAGCAGAAGCCTACCAACAAATTGTTAGCAATATATTGTTTGAAGTGAAGCAGGAGAAAGGGATTGATCCGAGGTTATAA
- a CDS encoding methyltransferase domain-containing protein: MAILQVKSTNPHFSYLIKKNPDSGMIIKPIRKGLAHGWYSDEQTYNIYFKDADNEISYQENIEETFEYLNVSRYNTALFPMNALSEFLSSAQKERQEQDVNGYTHELYIPFIHIEHAHYIELFSNYFAGYVFDIHHEVHKNYALKIVTEKGLYDLLNVANLLLLFLALTGKEYVDVSGKLIEKYLSQMKALDAPYFIRYLFVQKALFSKKLFQQYHGELEQSDRYEIQFAFGNTAYQRRSFVEGLLPFSKSIIDIGCGEGYYAVPFSRKIGDNDYYAIDIDKEVLGTLQVKLDKNDCENVYPYASLASFLEVYNGEVVDVIVSEVIEHMPKEKAASLIQSILKSIQFDSLIITTPNHDFNQFYVLDDYRHHDHDWEMGSEEFQAWMNTILQNYGVDLEFLAIGDKVNGISTTQGVLVKARGEKT; the protein is encoded by the coding sequence TTGGCAATATTACAAGTGAAGTCTACGAATCCGCATTTTTCGTATCTTATCAAAAAGAATCCAGACAGTGGAATGATTATAAAACCAATCCGTAAAGGGTTGGCTCATGGTTGGTATTCAGATGAACAGACCTACAATATTTATTTCAAGGATGCCGATAATGAGATTTCGTATCAAGAGAATATAGAAGAAACATTTGAATATTTAAATGTTTCTCGCTATAATACGGCACTGTTTCCAATGAATGCACTGAGTGAATTTCTTTCATCTGCGCAGAAGGAACGGCAAGAGCAGGATGTAAATGGGTACACGCATGAGCTTTATATTCCGTTTATACATATCGAACATGCGCATTATATCGAATTATTTAGCAACTATTTTGCCGGATATGTATTTGATATTCATCATGAGGTTCATAAAAATTATGCTTTGAAAATAGTAACTGAAAAGGGTTTATATGATCTACTGAATGTTGCCAATTTGCTGTTGTTGTTTTTAGCTCTAACTGGCAAGGAGTATGTGGATGTATCTGGGAAGTTAATTGAAAAGTATCTATCACAGATGAAGGCACTAGATGCACCCTATTTTATTCGCTATCTTTTTGTTCAAAAGGCCTTATTCAGTAAGAAGCTATTTCAACAGTATCACGGCGAGCTGGAGCAATCGGATCGGTACGAGATTCAGTTTGCTTTCGGAAACACGGCCTATCAGCGCCGATCTTTTGTAGAAGGCTTATTGCCGTTTTCGAAATCCATCATTGATATTGGCTGTGGTGAAGGCTATTATGCCGTTCCATTTTCCCGAAAAATTGGAGACAACGACTATTATGCTATTGATATAGATAAAGAGGTATTGGGGACCCTGCAAGTCAAGCTTGATAAAAATGATTGCGAAAATGTTTACCCCTACGCTTCATTAGCATCGTTTCTCGAAGTGTATAACGGCGAAGTGGTGGATGTGATTGTGTCAGAAGTGATAGAGCATATGCCCAAAGAAAAAGCCGCATCATTAATCCAATCGATTCTGAAATCAATTCAGTTTGATTCATTAATAATTACGACTCCCAATCACGATTTCAACCAATTTTATGTGTTAGACGACTACCGTCACCATGATCATGATTGGGAAATGGGGTCGGAGGAATTTCAAGCGTGGATGAACACCATATTACAAAACTATGGCGTGGATCTGGAGTTTTTAGCGATTGGAGATAAAGTGAACGGAATTTCAACTACACAAGGAGTTTTAGTGAAAGCACGAGGTGAAAAAACATGA
- a CDS encoding TetR/AcrR family transcriptional regulator, with protein sequence MYSAFEKLAQDKKEHILSVCIEEFAKNGFEKTSTDRITNRAGISKGILFHYFKNKKNLYLYVVNYLRTFIGDQIMEAVKQVQSEDFFERMKEVVLIKQRVSLQYEQEMKLASIALLQPPAGMEEDMKKLLQQNVDDYSEDFLSKMLDKSLLREFVDPDKVIQLSTLALQQVSTKYTALFKTNEASFENLQKLMIAEIDDYIDLIKFGVYKK encoded by the coding sequence TTGTATTCTGCTTTTGAAAAACTAGCTCAAGATAAGAAGGAACATATTCTTTCTGTTTGTATTGAAGAATTCGCTAAAAATGGTTTCGAAAAAACATCGACAGACAGAATTACAAATCGTGCTGGAATCTCCAAAGGAATCCTCTTTCATTATTTTAAAAATAAAAAGAATCTCTATTTGTATGTAGTAAATTACCTGCGAACATTCATTGGCGATCAGATCATGGAAGCTGTTAAACAAGTTCAATCAGAGGATTTTTTTGAGCGAATGAAGGAAGTCGTGTTGATCAAACAACGGGTTAGTTTACAATATGAACAGGAGATGAAATTAGCTTCAATCGCCCTTTTGCAGCCACCTGCTGGAATGGAAGAAGATATGAAAAAATTGCTTCAACAAAATGTAGACGATTATAGTGAAGATTTTTTAAGTAAAATGCTCGATAAATCTCTTCTTAGGGAATTCGTTGACCCAGATAAAGTTATTCAATTATCGACTCTGGCTCTTCAGCAAGTGTCGACTAAATACACTGCATTATTCAAAACAAATGAAGCCAGCTTTGAGAATCTTCAAAAATTAATGATCGCTGAAATAGATGATTATATTGATCTGATTAAATTTGGCGTGTATAAAAAGTAA
- a CDS encoding ABC transporter permease subunit, protein MIFKREMLKNSKALIIWSVILSGIILMILSIYPQFSQNQESMTELLSAYPESFQKALGMDRLNMGSLIGYYGLQIHLYTTLLGSIYVVMLASSMIAKEENEKTIEFLLSKPVMRSRILTEKLLVILANILIFNTISTITSLIGFGFSDDKVPYKSFFLLVIGTILLHVSFASVGFLLSVLMKKTRTITSISLGLVFMSYFFSIMTGISEDLEPLKFASLFKYVDAGEIITQNAINPLFVVIMILLSVISLCLAYFIYQRKDIAV, encoded by the coding sequence ATGATCTTTAAACGAGAAATGCTAAAAAATTCAAAAGCCTTAATCATATGGAGTGTCATTTTAAGTGGAATCATTCTGATGATACTGAGCATCTATCCTCAATTTTCACAAAACCAAGAATCCATGACTGAGTTGTTAAGTGCCTACCCTGAATCATTTCAAAAAGCACTTGGAATGGATCGACTAAATATGGGATCCCTTATTGGCTATTACGGATTACAAATTCATTTGTATACTACACTTCTTGGTAGTATTTATGTAGTTATGTTAGCTTCTTCGATGATTGCGAAGGAGGAAAATGAAAAAACGATTGAATTTTTATTATCAAAGCCTGTGATGAGGTCGAGAATATTAACAGAGAAGCTATTGGTTATCCTGGCTAACATCTTGATTTTTAATACTATTTCTACGATAACGAGCTTGATTGGGTTTGGATTTTCGGATGACAAGGTGCCATATAAGAGTTTCTTTTTACTAGTAATTGGCACGATCCTGCTGCATGTATCATTTGCTAGTGTTGGATTCCTCTTATCGGTATTAATGAAGAAAACGCGAACCATCACTTCCATCTCGCTCGGATTAGTGTTTATGTCCTACTTTTTCAGTATTATGACGGGTATTTCAGAAGACCTAGAACCATTGAAGTTTGCAAGTTTGTTTAAATACGTAGATGCTGGGGAAATTATTACACAAAATGCGATTAACCCATTGTTCGTAGTTATCATGATCCTCTTAAGTGTCATCAGTCTTTGTTTAGCTTACTTTATTTATCAACGGAAGGATATTGCTGTTTAA
- a CDS encoding ABC transporter ATP-binding protein produces MKAIEVQSLTKYYKKSKGIEDVSFHVDKGEIFGFIGPNGAGKSTTIRTLLNFIHPTSGSGKIFDLDIVTDTRAIKKLVGYLPSEVHYYDDMKAMDLLKYSAKFYEYENEKRIDELANILQLELNRKIEDLSFGNRKKVGIIQALLHEPKLLILDEPTGGLDPLIQKLFFELLQAEREKGTSIFFSSHILSEVQKVCDRVGIIKEGKLVKVENIETLMKSSLKNITVHVEGNPEFPLEGVIQKEQMKDEIILTYNGDLTVLFNYLSSIEVKDILIEEPSLEEVFIHYYE; encoded by the coding sequence ATGAAAGCGATTGAGGTCCAATCATTAACGAAGTACTATAAAAAAAGTAAGGGAATCGAGGATGTTTCGTTTCATGTGGACAAAGGTGAAATATTTGGATTTATCGGCCCCAACGGAGCAGGGAAAAGCACGACGATTCGAACATTGCTTAATTTCATTCATCCGACAAGTGGCAGTGGCAAAATTTTCGATCTAGACATTGTCACTGATACAAGAGCAATAAAAAAGTTAGTTGGCTATCTCCCCTCAGAGGTTCATTACTATGATGATATGAAGGCAATGGACTTACTGAAGTATTCAGCGAAATTTTATGAATATGAAAATGAAAAGCGCATTGATGAGCTAGCGAATATCCTTCAACTGGAACTGAATCGAAAAATTGAGGATTTATCATTTGGAAATCGTAAAAAAGTTGGCATTATTCAAGCGCTTTTGCATGAACCGAAGCTGCTCATATTAGACGAGCCGACTGGTGGACTAGATCCCTTAATTCAAAAGCTGTTTTTCGAACTACTACAAGCTGAACGAGAGAAAGGAACTTCGATTTTCTTCTCGTCTCACATTCTGAGTGAAGTCCAAAAGGTATGTGACCGGGTCGGGATTATTAAGGAAGGGAAGCTTGTAAAGGTTGAGAATATCGAAACACTAATGAAATCCAGTTTGAAAAATATTACCGTGCATGTGGAAGGAAATCCTGAATTTCCTCTAGAAGGCGTCATTCAAAAAGAACAAATGAAAGATGAGATCATTTTAACCTATAACGGTGACTTAACTGTTTTATTCAACTATTTGAGCTCGATTGAAGTCAAGGACATCCTCATCGAAGAACCCAGTCTAGAAGAAGTGTTCATCCACTATTACGAGTGA
- a CDS encoding DUF2935 domain-containing protein, protein MAYVPITAWEEHQFWLAILKDHAYFIRDYLSPEEVKWVNQAQQYINWFDQVEGELKGVARDAELDSPAMVELSKRANQVSYNYYLFEGNLLNLRLYNKVNLNLSPSYLNGTLAENNEYLRILTSYVQGKAYSPLSLVDLLSLWLEDQLGHAALLIRLLDGVEFDLIERAIALKGQFSQFIVKNSSIEGYLHFTQPGFPIQMRFAYEVSVAVVQFNQLVAEVLHLYNDDELINQSSLRFLEHHFPEACYFMRKLSFYAPTIQYPPCSLIKPTVRE, encoded by the coding sequence GTGGCATATGTACCGATTACGGCTTGGGAGGAACACCAGTTTTGGTTGGCGATATTAAAAGATCATGCCTACTTTATCAGGGATTATTTGTCTCCTGAAGAAGTGAAGTGGGTGAATCAGGCTCAACAGTATATTAATTGGTTTGATCAAGTAGAGGGAGAGTTAAAGGGAGTTGCTAGAGATGCCGAACTCGACTCACCAGCAATGGTAGAATTGTCAAAACGGGCCAATCAGGTTTCGTATAATTATTATTTGTTTGAAGGGAATTTATTAAATCTTCGGTTATACAATAAGGTGAATTTGAATTTATCTCCTTCTTACTTAAATGGAACATTAGCAGAGAATAATGAATATTTACGGATATTGACTAGCTATGTGCAGGGAAAAGCTTATTCTCCATTATCTCTTGTAGATTTATTAAGTTTGTGGCTAGAAGATCAGCTAGGGCATGCGGCTTTGCTAATCCGACTGCTTGACGGGGTAGAATTTGATTTAATCGAAAGAGCGATTGCGTTAAAAGGACAGTTTTCCCAATTTATCGTGAAGAATAGTTCAATCGAAGGATATTTACATTTTACTCAACCTGGATTCCCTATTCAAATGAGATTTGCTTATGAGGTATCTGTGGCGGTAGTTCAATTTAATCAACTGGTGGCCGAAGTGTTACATCTCTATAATGATGATGAACTGATTAATCAGTCGTCCTTAAGATTCCTGGAGCATCATTTTCCAGAGGCCTGTTACTTTATGAGGAAACTTTCTTTCTATGCTCCAACCATTCAATATCCTCCGTGTTCATTAATAAAACCAACCGTCAGAGAGTGA